The Dioscorea cayenensis subsp. rotundata cultivar TDr96_F1 chromosome 19, TDr96_F1_v2_PseudoChromosome.rev07_lg8_w22 25.fasta, whole genome shotgun sequence genome includes a window with the following:
- the LOC120249580 gene encoding LOW QUALITY PROTEIN: protein CELLULOSE SYNTHASE INTERACTIVE 1 (The sequence of the model RefSeq protein was modified relative to this genomic sequence to represent the inferred CDS: deleted 3 bases in 3 codons), which yields MEPPTPHSVMKANSRDRGTVEDSDGTLSSVAQCIEQLRRSASTAQEKENSLKQLLDLVETRENAFGAVGSHSQAVPILVSLLRSGSFGVKMLAATVLGSLCKEDELRVKVLLGGCIPPLLSLLKSSSADGQIAAAKTIYAVSQGGAKDHVGSKIFSTEGVVPVLWEQLKIGIKNGSVVDNLLTGALKNLSNSTEGFWSATIASGGVDILIKLLAAVQTSTQANACYLLGCVMMEDASVCSKVLAAETTKLLLKLLGSGNEAPIRAEAAGALKSLSSQCKEARREIANSNGIPALINATIAPSKEFMQGESAQALQENAMCALANISGGLAYVISSLGESLESCTSSAQIADTLGALASALMIYDANAESIRASDPIVIEKVLVKQFKPKAPFLVQERTIEALASLYGNTILSRTLAHSEAKRLLVGLITMATNEVQDELMKSLLRLCSKEGRLWHAMQGREGVQLLISLLGLASEQQQECAVALLCLLSNENDESKWAITAAGGIPPLVQILETGSSKAKEDSAAILGNLCNHSEDIRACVESADAVPALLWLLKNGSENGKETAAKTLNHLIHKSDTGTISQLSALLTSDQPESKVYVLDALRSLLSVAPLTDILHEGSAANDAIETMIKILSSTKEETQAKSVSALAGLFHCRKDLRESHLAVKTLWSAMKLLNAESEKILMEASSCLAAIFLSIKQNKEVASVARDALAPLVLLANSAALAVAEQAIRALANLFLDTEASLQAFPEEFMFSITHVLRDGTLDGRTHAAAAIARLLHCRAVDDALSDSVNRAGTVLALVALLESASIEAAATSEVLDALALLSRSRATGNIKPPWAILAEYPHTIAPLVSCIADGTPLLQDKAIEVLSRLCCDQHAILGEAISSTTGCTSSIARRVIGSNLFKVKVGGAALLICASKEYSQKLVDALRESNVCNQLIHSLVAMLSSTNPYPEGESKICIYRHHKEQLRNDEIECSTAVISGHIIPIWLLSVLACHDDKSKIAILEAGAVEILTDKISHCSFLASQSDSREDSSAWVSALLLAVLFQDRDIIRSNATMRTIPVLSNLLRSEESADRYFAAQALASLVCNGSRGTLLAVSNSGAASGLISLLGCADSDISDLLSLAEGFHLVRNPDQIALERLFRVDDIRVGATSRKAIPALVDLLKPIPDRPGAPFLALGLLTQLAVDCPSNMQVMVEAGALEGLTKYLSLGPQDATEEATTDLLGILFSSAEIRRHDSVFGAVNQLVAVLRLGGRNSRYSAAKALESLFSSEHIRNADSARQAIQPLVEILNTGLEREQHAAIAALVRVLRDNPSRALAVADVEMNAVDVLCRILSSNCSVDLKGDAAELCCVLFGNTRIRSTLAAARCVEPLVSLLMTDSSPAQISVVCALDRLLEDEQLAELVAAHGAVSPLVGLLSGKNYTLHEAVSRALVKLGKDRPACKMEMVKAGVIESLLSILREAPDFLCGAIVDLFRILTNNANIAKGPAAAKIVEPLFGLLSRPEIGPDGQHSALQVLINILEYPECRAEYSLTPQLALEPVIFLLDSPTQAVQQLAAELLSYLLLVEHLQKDAIVQQAITPLIQVLGSGVHILQHRAIKALVNIASVWPNAVAKEGGVYELSKVIMQADPPLPHALWESAASILSSVLQNSSEFFLEVPVAVLVQLLRSGTEGTVVGALNALLVLESDDSTSAEAMAESGAIEALLDLLRNHHCEETAARLLETLLNNVKIRETKSAKAAISPLSLYLLDPQTQSQQGRLLTALALGDLLQNEGLSRSTDAVSACRALVNLLEDQPTEEMKVVAICALQNLVMYSRSNKRAVAEAGGVQVVLDLISSSDPDTSVQAAMFVKLLFSNHTIQEYASSETVRVVTAAIEKDLWASGSANEEYLKALNALLGNFPRLRATEPATLCIPHLVTSLKTGSEATQEAALDALFLLRQAWSACPAEVSKAQSVAASEAIPLLQYLIQSGPPRFQEKSELLLQCLPGTLMVIIKRGNNLKQSVGNPSVYCKIKLGNTPPRQTKIVSTGPTPEWDEGFAWAFDAPPKGQKLHISCKNKSKFGKSSFGKVTIQIDRVVMLGSVAGEYTLLPESKSGVSRNLEIEFQWSNK from the exons TTGGGATCACTTTGCAAGGAGGATGAGCTAAGGGTAAAAGTCCTGCTTGGTGGCTGCATTCCCCCATTGCTTTCCCTTCTCAAGTCCAGCTCAGCTGATGGTCAGATTGCAGCCGCAAAAACTATTTATGCAGTTTCTCAAGGTGGCGCAAAGGATCATGttggttcaaaaatattttcaaccGAAGGTGTTGTTCCTGTTCTCTGGGAGCAGCTTAAAATTGGCATTAAGAATGGCAGTGTAGTGGATAATCTTCTTACTGGAGCATTGAAGAACTTATCGAATAGCACAGAAGGGTTTTGGTCGGCGACAATTGCTTCTGGGGGAGTTGATATTCTTATAAAATTGCTTGCCGCTGTGCAGACAAGTACTCAAGCCAATGCCTGCTACCTTCTTGGATGTGTGATGATGGAAGATGCATCTGTTTGTTCTAAAGTATTGGCCGCAGAAACCACTAAACTACTCCTCAAGTTACTAGGATCTGGTAACGAAGCCCCCATTAGAGCTGAGGCTGCTGGTGCTCTTAAATCTCTTTCTTCACAATGCAAGGAAGCCAGGCGTGAGATAGCTAATTCAAATGGCATTCCTGCTTTAATAAATGCCACTATAGCCCCATCAAAAGAATTTATGCAAGGAGAATCTGCCCAGGCATTGCAGGAGAATGCAATGTGTGCTTTGGCAAATATCTCTGGAGGGCTGGCTTATGTCATATCTAGCCTGGGAGAAAGCCTTGAGTCATGTACATCATCAGCACAAATTGCTGACACACTGGGTGCTTTGGCTTCAGCACTCATGATTTATGATGCAAATGCTGAGTCCATTAGAGCATCAGATCCTATAGTCATCGAGAAGGTATTGGTAAAGCAGTTCAAACCTAAGGCCCCATTTCTTGTACAGGAGCGGACAATTGAAGCCTTGGCCAGTTTGTATGGTAACACTATTCTTTCAAGGACTCTAGCCCATTCTGAAGCAAAACGCCTTCTTGTTGGTCTGATCACAATGGCAACCAATGAAGTGCAAGATGAACTCATGAAATCTCTTCTCAGACTTTGCAGCAAAGAGGGTCGTCTGTGGCATGCGATGCAAGGACGGGAGGGCGTTCAGCTGCTGATATCTCTTCTTGGCCTTGCTtcagaacaacaacaagaatgTGCCGTTGCTCTGCTCTGCCTTTTGtcaaatgaaaatgatgaaagcAAATGGGCGATAACTGCTGCTGGTGGCATACCCCCTCTTGTTCAAATTCTAGAAACAGGATCTTCAAAAGCCAAAGAGGATTCTGCAGCGATACTTGGGAACCTCTGCAATCACAGTGAAGATATAAGAGCATGTGTTGAAAGTGCTGATGCTGTTCCTGCTTTGTTGTGGCTGCTGAAAAACGGAAGTGAAAATGGAAAGGAGACTGCAGCAAAAACATTGAACCATCTCATACACAAGTCAGATACTGGGACAATCAGCCAGCTTTCTGCTCTCCTGACAAGTGACCAGCCGGAGTCTAAAGTTTATGTTCTCGATGCCCTCAGGAGTTTGCTCTCTGTGGCACCTCTTACTGATATTCTGCATGAAGGAAGTGCTGCAAATGATGCCATTGAGACCATGATAAAAATCTTAAGTTCTACAAAGGAAGAAACTCAAGCTAAATCTGTGTCAGCACTGGCAGGACTCTTCCATTGCCGCAAAGACTTGAGAGAAAGTCATCTTGCTGTAAAGACACTTTGGTCGGCAATGAAGTTGCTTAATGCGGAGTCTGAAAAAATTCTTATGGAGGCTTCAAGTTGTCTTGCTGCTATTTTCCTTTCAATTAAGCAAAACAAGGAAGTTGCTTCTGTTGCAAGAGATGCTTTAGCACCATTAGTTTTGCTTGCTAATTCTGCAGCTCTTGCAGTGGCAGAACAGGCCATACGTGCTCTGGCGAACCTGTTTCTAGATACAGAGGCATCTCTACAAGCCTTTCCAGAAGAGTTCATGTTCTCCATCACACATGTTCTGAGAGATGGCACACTTGACGGCAGAACTCATGCTGCAGCTGCAATTGCCCGTCTTCTTCATTGTCGTGCAGTAGATGATGCATTATCAGATAGTGTAAATCGTGCTGGGACTGTTCTTGCACTTGTCGCCCTCCTAGAGTCTGCCAGTATTGAAGCTGCTGCTACATCAGAAGTTCTTGATGCACTGGCTCTATTATCAAGGTCAAGAGCAACTGGAAATATAAAACCACCATGGGCCATCCTTGCTGAGTATCCTCACACAATTGCCCCTCTTGTTTCCTGTATAGCTGATGGCACACCGTTATTACAAGATAAAGCCATAGAAGTTCTATCAAGACTATGTTGTGATCAGCATGCTATTCTAGGAGAAGCAATATCTAGTACCACTGGGTGCACATCATCAATCGCAAGGCGTGTCATTGGCTCCAATCTATTCAAAGTCAAAGTTGGGGGAGCTGCACTTCTTATTTGCGCGTCGAAAGAGTACAGTCAGAAGCTGGTGGATGCTCTGAGAGAGTCTAACGTTTGCAATCAACTTATTCATTCCCTAGTTGCTATGCTCAGTTCTACAAATCCATATCCTGAGGGTGAAAGCAAGATATGCATATACAGACACCATAAAGAGCAACTTAGAAATGATGAGATTGAATGTAGCACTGCTGTGATCTCGGGTCACATAATCCCCATTTGGTTACTTTCTGTGCTTGCTTGTCATGATGACAAAAGTAAAATTGCAATATTGGAAGCTGGTGCAGTTGAGATTCTTACTGACAAGATCTCCCATTGTAGTTTCTTGGCTTCACAG AGTGATTCTAGGGAAGATAGTAGTGCGTGGGTCTCTGCTTTACTGCTTGCTGTTCTGTTTCAAGATAGAGATATCATCCGATCAAACGCAACCATGCGTACCATTCCAGTACTATCGAATTTGTTGAGATCAGAGGAGTCAGCAGATAGATATTTTGCTGCTCAAGCATTAGCCAGCCTGGTCTGCAATGGAAGCAGAGGGACCCTGTTAGCTGTTTCTAATTCAGGAGCAGCTAGTGGGCTTATATCTTTGCTTGGTTGTGCTGACAGTGATATATCTGACCTTCTTAGTTTAGCAGAGGGGTTTCACTTGGTGCGCAATCCTGATCAAATTGCACTTGAAAGGTTATTCAGAGTAGATGACATTAGGGTTGGTGCAACTTCTCGGAAAGCCATTCCTGCGCTTGTCGATTTACTCAAACCAATCCCTGACCGACCAGGTGCACCTTTTCTAGCATTGGGTTTACTGACTCAACTAGCTGTAGATTGCCCATCAAACATGCAAGTGATGGTGGAAGCTGGTGCGCTGGAGGGACTTACGAAgtatctttcacttggaccacaAGATGCCACTGAAGAAGCCACCACTGATCTGCTAGGTATTCTGTTCAGCAGTGCCGAAATAAGACGTCATGATTCTGTGTTTGGTGCTGTTAATCAACTAGTTGCGGTCTTGCGTCTCGGAGGAAGAAATTCCAGGTATAGTGCAGCCAAAGCATTGGAGAGCCTGTTTTCCTCGGAGCATATCAGAAATGCAGATTCTGCTCGGCAGGCTATCCAACCTTTGGTGGAAATTCTAAACACTGGTTTGGAGAGAGAGCAGCATGCAGCTATTGCGGCATTGGTAAGGGTCTTGCGCGATAATCCATCAAGAGCGCTTGCTGTGGCAGATGTTGAAATGAACGCAGTAGATGTTCTTTGCCGTATTCTTTCCTCAAACTGTTCAGTGGACCTGAAGGGAGATGCAGCAGAGTTATGTTGTGTTCTTTTTGGAAACACAAGGATTCGGTCTACATTAGCTGCAGCACGTTGCGTGGAACCCCTGGTGTCACTGTTGATGACTGATTCTAGCCCTGCTCAGATCTCAGTTGTTTGTGCATTGGATAGGCTATTAGAGGATGAGCAGTTAGCGGAGCTAGTTGCAGCTCACGGTGCTGTTTCTCCCCTTGTTGGTCTTCTATCTGGTAAAAATTACACACTTCATGAGGCTGTATCTAGAGCTTTGGTGAAGTTAGGGAAAGACAGGCCAGCTTGCAAAATGGAAATGGTGAAAGCTGGGGTTATAGAAAGCCTTCTAAGTATCCTCCGCGAGGCTCCTGATTTTCTCTGCGGTGCCATTGTTGACTTGTTCCGGATATTAACCAACAATGCTAACATTGCCAAGGGTCCGGCTGCAGCTAAAATTGTTGAGCCTCTCTTCGGGTTGCTTTCTAGACCAGAAATAGGTCCTGATGGACAGCACAGTGCATTGCAGGTTCTTATTAACATTTTGGAATATCCTGAGTGCCGAGCAGAGTATAGCCTTACACCACAGCTGGCTCTTGAACCAGTTATCTTTTTGCTTGATTCACCTACCCAAGCAGTACAACAATTGGCTGCGGAACTCCTGTCTTATCTGCTCTTAGTGGAACACCTACAGAAGGATGCAATCGTACAACAAGCAATTACTCCTCTTATTCAGGTTCTTGGTTCAGGTGTTCATATTTTGCAGCACAGAGCTATCAAAGCCCTAGTTAACATCGCATCAGTTTGGCCAAATGCAGTAGCAAAAGAGGGTGGTGTTTACGAGCTATCCAAAGTGATAATGCAAGCTGATCCGCCCCTACCTCATGCTTTGTGGGAATCTGCTGCTTCAATTTTATCCAGTGTACTTCAAAATAGCTCCGAGTTTTTCTTGGAAGTACCTGTGGCTGTACTTGTACAATTACTTCGCTCTGGAACAGAGGGTACTGTTGTTGGGGCGCTAAATGCCTTGCTTGTGCTGGAAAGCGACGATTCAACGAGTGCAGAAGCAATGGCTGAGAGCGGTGCTATTGAGGCACTTTTGGATCTACTGAGGAATCATCATTGCGAGGAAACTGCAGCAAGACTGCTAGAAACATTGCTGAATAATGTgaaaatcagagaaacaaaaTCTGCTAAGGCTGCCATTTCACCATTATCGCTCTACCTTTTAGATCCTCAAACACAATCTCAGCAAGGAAGATTGCTGACAGCTCTTGCTCTTGGTGATCTTCTCCAGAACGAGGGTCTTTCTCGATCTACAGATGCTGTTTCAGCATGCAGGGCCTTGGTAAATCTTCTTGAAGATCAGCCCACTGAAGAAATGAAAGTGGTGGCAATATGTGCTCTGCAGAATCTTGTGATGTACAGTCGATCAAATAAAAGAGCAGTTGCAGAAGCTGGCGGAGTTCAAGTTGTTCTGGACCTTATCAGCTCAAGTGAT CCTGACACATCTGTCCAGGCAGCGATGTTTGTCAAACTTCTGTTCTCTAATCATACCATCCAAGAGTATGCCTCAAGTGAAACAGTGAGAGTTGTAACGG CTGCTATTGAGAAGGAC TTGTGGGCCTCCGGAAGTGCGAATGAGGAGTACTTGAAAGCATTAAATGCACTGCTCGGCAACTTTCCTCGATTGAGAGCCACCGAGCCTGCTACACTATGTATTCCTCATCTTGTCACATCCCTGAAAACTGGTTCTGAAGCAACCCAGGAAGCAGCATTGGATGCACTATTCCTCCTGAGACAAGCTTGGTCTGCATGCCCAGCTGAAGTTTCTAAAGCTCAATCTGTCGCGGCATCAGAGGCTATTCCTTTGTTGCAATACTTGATTCAGTCAGGGCCGCCTCGGTTCCAAGAAAAATCTGAGCTCCTTTTACAGTGTTTACCAGGTACATTGATGGTCATAATAAAGCGAGGGAACAATTTGAAGCAGTCAGTGGGAAATCCTAGTGTTTACTGCAAGATCAAACTCGGCAATACGCCTCCAAGACAAACCAAG ATTGTTTCAACTGGTCCTACACCCGAATGGGACGAAGGTTTTGCATGGGCA TTCGATGCACCTCCGAAAGGTCAAAAGCTTCACATATCATGCAAGAATAAGAGCAAGTTTGGCAAG AGCTCATTCGGAAAGGTGACGATCCAGATTGATCGTGTTGTGATGTTAGGATCAGTAGCCGGAGAGTATACTCTACTGCCGGAAAGCAAAAGCGGAGTTTCTCGAAATTTGGAGATCGAATTCCAATGGTCAAACAAATAA
- the LOC120283447 gene encoding heavy metal-associated isoprenylated plant protein 23, producing the protein MGRTLQYISWILLGSGHKHKKKKQINTVELKVRMDCDGCELKVKNALSNMKGVKSVEVNRKQNKVTVVGFVEQNKVLKKVISTGKKAEIWPYVPYNLVAYPYIAPTYDKRAPPGYVRNAEVITAFSQVNRQEDQFMHLFSDDNPNSCSVM; encoded by the exons ATGGGAAGGACATTGCAATACATCTCATGGATTTTATTAGGAAGTGGACACaagcacaagaagaagaaacaaatcaACACAGTTGAGCTCAAAGTTAGAATGGATTGTGATGGTTGTGAACTCAAAGTCAAGAATGCCCTCTCCAACATGAAAG GAGTTAAATCAGTGGAGGTTAACAGGAAGCAAAACAAGGTGACTGTGGTGGGTTTTGTGGAGCAAAATAAGGTGCTAAAGAAGGTGATTTCAACAGGGAAGAAGGCTGAGATATGGCCTTATGTGCCTTATAACTTGGTTGCATATCCTTACATTGCACCCACTTATGACAAGAGAGCTCCTCCTGGTTATGTTAGGAATGCTGAGGTTATTACTGCTTTTAGTCAAGTTAATAGACAAGAGGATCAGTTCATGCATTTGTTTAGTGATGATAATCCTAATTCTTGCTCAGTTATGTGA
- the LOC120283446 gene encoding photosynthetic NDH subunit of lumenal location 4, chloroplastic isoform X1: MATSTLSIVTSPSYHHHHHHHHHHHHHHHPFQLPKLNMLSTSFSSSLTQSFHSSTSSIDDPNIITTSSSSSSSSSSSSLSLSLSSCLSKRRGFLQLSVGVLGSYLVPLDANATRIEYYATVGEPLCDYNFAKSGLAYCDVSIGNGVQPPRGELINVHYTARFADGTVFDSSYKRGRPLTMRIGAGKVLPGLDQGIMGGGGVPPMLAGGKRKLMIPPKLAYGSEPAGCFQGDCNIPGNATLLYDILFVGIYK; encoded by the exons ATGGCCACTTCCACACTATCCATTGTCACTTCCCCTTcctaccaccaccaccaccaccaccaccaccatcatcatcatcatcatcatcccttTCAACTCCCAAAACTCAACATGCTCTCTACTTCCTTCTCTTCATCACTCACTCAATCTTTCCATTCTTCTACCTCCTCCATTGATGATCCTAACATTATTAccacttcatcatcatcatcatcatcatcatcatcatcatctttatctttatctttatcttcaTGTTTATCAAAGAGAAGGGGATTCCTTCaattaagtgttggtgttttgggGTCTTATCTTGTACCTTTGGATGCAAATGCCACAAGAATTGAGTACTATGCCACTGTTGGTGAACCACTTTGTGACTATAACTTTGCCAAGTCTGGCCTTGCCTATTGTGATGTTTCCATTGGAAATGGTGTTCAACCTCCCCGTGGAGAGCTCATCAAT GTGCATTACACAGCAAGGTTTGCTGATGGAACTGTGTTTGATAGTAGTTATAAGCGAGGAAGACCTCTCACTATGCGTATTGGTGCTGGaaaa gTATTACCGGGACTTGATCAAGGAATAatgggtggtggtggtgtgCCTCCGATGTTAGCTg GGGGGAAACGCAAGCTCATGATTCCTCCAAAATTAGCCTATGGATCTGAACCAGCTGGATGCtttcaag GTGATTGCAATATTCCAGGCAATGCAACTCTTCTATATGACATTCTTTTTGTTGgaatttacaaatga
- the LOC120283446 gene encoding photosynthetic NDH subunit of lumenal location 4, chloroplastic isoform X2, protein MATSTLSIVTSPSYHHHHHHHHHHHHHHHPFQLPKLNMLSTSFSSSLTQSFHSSTSSIDDPNIITTSSSSSSSSSSSSLSLSLSSCLSKRRGFLQLSVGVLGSYLVPLDANATRIEYYATVGEPLCDYNFAKSGLAYCDVSIGNGVQPPRGELINVLPGLDQGIMGGGGVPPMLAGGKRKLMIPPKLAYGSEPAGCFQGDCNIPGNATLLYDILFVGIYK, encoded by the exons ATGGCCACTTCCACACTATCCATTGTCACTTCCCCTTcctaccaccaccaccaccaccaccaccaccatcatcatcatcatcatcatcccttTCAACTCCCAAAACTCAACATGCTCTCTACTTCCTTCTCTTCATCACTCACTCAATCTTTCCATTCTTCTACCTCCTCCATTGATGATCCTAACATTATTAccacttcatcatcatcatcatcatcatcatcatcatcatctttatctttatctttatcttcaTGTTTATCAAAGAGAAGGGGATTCCTTCaattaagtgttggtgttttgggGTCTTATCTTGTACCTTTGGATGCAAATGCCACAAGAATTGAGTACTATGCCACTGTTGGTGAACCACTTTGTGACTATAACTTTGCCAAGTCTGGCCTTGCCTATTGTGATGTTTCCATTGGAAATGGTGTTCAACCTCCCCGTGGAGAGCTCATCAAT gTATTACCGGGACTTGATCAAGGAATAatgggtggtggtggtgtgCCTCCGATGTTAGCTg GGGGGAAACGCAAGCTCATGATTCCTCCAAAATTAGCCTATGGATCTGAACCAGCTGGATGCtttcaag GTGATTGCAATATTCCAGGCAATGCAACTCTTCTATATGACATTCTTTTTGTTGgaatttacaaatga
- the LOC120283877 gene encoding LOW QUALITY PROTEIN: L-ascorbate oxidase (The sequence of the model RefSeq protein was modified relative to this genomic sequence to represent the inferred CDS: deleted 1 base in 1 codon), producing the protein MALVAILPFFLLMSFSSSIEGKTHFHNWDIAYKLKSPDCFQKLAITINGGTPGPTIDAQQGDTVVVKVHNKLFTENIAIHWHGIRQIGTPWSDGTEGVTQCPILPGETFVYSFVVDHAGTFIYHAHYGMQRSAGLYGLIRVVLPPGEVEPFKYDSDQSLILNDWWHKSAYELSLGLSSLPFGWVGEPDSLLINGRGRFNCSSVQGGTCNATNPECAPYVISVVPGRTYRLRIASVTSLSAFTFQIEGHNMTVVEADGHYVRPIVVSSLYIYSGETYSVIVKADQDPSRNYWTAVNVVSRKPQTPTGFAIFNYYPNHPMKTPSTILPLGPLWNDSASRLKQDMALKAHPDYNNPPPGKSDRLILLLNTQNRINGYTRWSVNNVSFTLPHTPYLIALKERLHNVFDQKPAPDTYDYKTYNIHQPPPNPNATYSDSIYRLKFNSTVDVVLQNANTLNANNSETHPWHLHGHDFWVVGHGVGKFDPEKDPKGFNLVDPIEKNTVAVQPYSWTAFRFRADNPGVWAFHCHIESHFFMGMGVVFEEGVHRVGKLPSRIKGCGASRV; encoded by the exons atggCATTGGTGGCAATCTTGCCATTTTTTCTATTAATGTCCTTCTCTTCATCCATTGAAGGCAAGACTCACTTTCACAATTGGGACATTGCATACAAGCTCAAGTCACCGGATTGTTTCCAAAAGTTAGCCATCACCATCAACGGCGGCACGCCGGGGCCGACGATCGACGCGCAACAAGGCGACACCGTCGTCGTAAAAGTGCACAACAAGCTCTTCACCGAAAATATTGCCATTCATTGGCATGGTATCCgtcaa ATTGGAACACCATGGAGTGATGGAACAGAAGGAGTGACTCAATGCCCAATCCTTCCCGGAGAAACTTTTGTCTATAGTTTTGTTGTTGATCAT GCTGGTACATTTATCTATCATGCACATTATGGTATGCAAAGATCAGCTGGTCTCTACGGTCTCATACGGGTGGTGTTGCCACCCGGTGAAGTTGAGCCATTCAAGTACGATTCCGATCAAAGTCTAATTCTCAACGATTGGTGGCATAAGAGTGCATACGAGCTATCGCTCGGACTATCCTCTCTTCCCTTTGGATGGGTCGGTGAACCCGAT tCACTTCTTATTAACGGAAGAGGGAGGTTCAACTGTTCTTCAGTGCAAGGAGGGACTTGTAATGCAACCAACCCTGAGTGTGCACCTTATGTCATTAGTGTTGTACCCGGAAGAACATATCGCTTGAGGATTGCAAGTGTTACCTCCCTCTCTGCCTTC ACTTTCCAAATTGAG ggtCATAATATGACGGTGGTTGAGGCTGACGGTCACTATGTCCGTCCTATTGTGGTGTCAAGTCTTTATATTTACTCCGGAGAGACTTACTCAGTGATTGTTAAAGCTGATCAAGATCCATCTCGTAATTACTGGACGGCTGTTAATGTTGTCTCTAGAAAACCACAAACACCGACGGGTTTTGCCATCTTTAATTACTATCCGAATCATCCGATGAAAACCCCTTCGACTATTCTTCCATTAGGTCCTTTATGGAATGATTCAGCTAGTCGACTCAAACAAGATATGGCTCTCAAAGCGCATCCTGATTACAACAACCCTCCACCCGGCAAGTCCGACCGGCTAATCCTCCTACTCAACACTCAAAACAGGATCAACGGATACACCCGATGGTCAGTAAACAATGTATCATTCACACTACCACATACACCATATCTCATTGCTTTGAAAGAAAGGTTGCACAATGTATTCGATCAAAAACCGGCACCGGATACATACGACTATAAGACGTACAATATTCATCAACCACCACCAAATCCAAATGCTACGTACAGCGACTCAATTTACAGATTGAAGTTCAATTCTACGGTAGATGTGGTGTTGCAGAATGCAAATACTTTGAATGCCAACAACAGTGAGACACATCCATGGCACTTGCATGGACATGATTTTTGGGTAGTTGGACATGGGGTTGGGAAATTTGACCCGGAGAAGGACCCAAAAGGGTTCAATTTGGTGGACCCAATTGAGAAGAACACTGTTGCAGTGCAACCTTATAGTTGGACAGCATTTAGGTTTAGGGCTGACAATCCGGGAGTGTGGGCATTTCATTGCCACATTGAGTCACATTTCTTTATGGGCATGGGAGTGGTCTTTGAAGAAGGGGTGCATAGGGTTGGCAAGTTGCCTTCAAGAATCAAGGGATGTGGTGCATCTAGAGTTTAA
- the LOC120283646 gene encoding ATP synthase subunit delta, chloroplastic-like — protein MASSLHLSSISTVRPSAHLRSPPSISTSSSSLKLSSTFRPPPLKLALRRSRRSRRGGAVMADTAAASYANALSDVACRNNTLDTTMADVEKLGRIFSDPEVLSFFVNPIIANEEKEKVACEIADSSCLQRHTANFISILIDMNRIDIIQDIVREFENCYNRITGTEVAVVSSVVQLDSQHLAQIAQVVQKLTKAKNIRLKTVIDPSLVAGFTIRFGNSRSKLIDLSVKKHLDEIASQLDFSSISFA, from the coding sequence ATGGCCTCCTCTCTCCACCTCTCTTCAATCTCCACCGTCCGTCCCTCAGCCCATCTCCGATCTCCACCGTCCatctccacctcctcctcctccctcaaACTCTCCTCCACCTTCCGCCCTCCTCCCCTGAAGCTCGCTCTCCGCCGCAGCCGCCGCAGCCGCCGCGGCGGAGCCGTCATGGCCGACACCGCGGCAGCGAGCTACGCCAACGCGCTCTCCGACGTCGCCTGCAGGAACAACACTCTCGACACCACCATGGCTGATGTCGAGAAGCTCGGTCGCATCTTCTCCGACCCCGAGGTCCTTTCCTTCTTCGTTAACCCCATCATTGCCAACGAGGAAAAGGAGAAGGTCGCTTGCGAGATCGCCGATTCCTCCTGCCTCCAGCGCCACACCGCCAACTTCATCTCCATTCTCATCGACATGAACCGCATCGACATCATCCAGGACATCGTCAGAGAGTTCGAGAACTGCTACAATAGGATCACCGGCACCGAGGTCGCCGTGGTGTCGTCGGTTGTGCAGCTCGACTCGCAGCACCTCGCTCAGATCGCGCAGGTCGTGCAGAAGCTCACCAAGGCCAAGAACATCCGGCTGAAGACCGTCATTGATCCTTCTCTCGTTGCCGGGTTCACCATCAGGTTTGGGAATTCCAGGTCGAAGCTTATCGACCTGAGTGTTAAGAAGCATTTGGATGAGATCGCCTCACAGCTCGACTTCTCTTCTATCTCCTTCGCTTGA